The proteins below come from a single bacterium genomic window:
- the pdxT gene encoding pyridoxal 5'-phosphate synthase glutaminase subunit PdxT — protein MKRPPSVTGASPRIGLLSLQGAFIEHVGILRLLGAEVTEVRLPAQLAPLDGLIIPGGESTTMGKLAETFELLEPLRVFSRSRPTWGICAGMIALAAEIRGERPLLGTLGISVVRNAFGRQVDSFEIDLDIPVLPGEPRPFPAVFIRAPKFEAAEQKNLVILARLPDGSPAAVRQEHLLATSFHPELTDDLRFHQYFLDMVAEHRAGS, from the coding sequence ATGAAACGACCCCCTTCAGTTACCGGTGCGTCCCCGAGGATCGGCCTCCTTTCCCTCCAGGGGGCCTTCATCGAGCATGTCGGCATCCTCAGACTTCTCGGCGCCGAAGTGACCGAGGTCCGACTCCCCGCCCAGCTCGCTCCCCTTGACGGATTGATTATTCCCGGCGGCGAAAGTACGACCATGGGGAAACTGGCCGAAACTTTCGAACTGCTCGAACCCCTGCGCGTATTCAGCCGTTCCCGCCCTACCTGGGGCATCTGCGCGGGGATGATCGCCCTGGCCGCGGAAATCCGGGGGGAACGACCGCTGCTGGGAACGTTGGGCATTTCGGTGGTTCGCAACGCTTTCGGGCGGCAGGTGGACAGTTTCGAAATCGACCTGGATATCCCCGTGCTGCCCGGCGAACCCCGGCCTTTCCCCGCCGTCTTCATCCGGGCGCCTAAATTTGAGGCGGCGGAGCAGAAAAACCTGGTTATCCTGGCCCGGCTGCCCGACGGTTCCCCCGCCGCGGTCCGTCAAGAACACCTGCTGGCGACCTCGTTTCACCCCGAACTCACGGACGACCTCCGCTTCCATCAATATTTCCTGGATATGGTCGCGGAACACCGGGCCGGAAGTTAG
- the pdxS gene encoding pyridoxal 5'-phosphate synthase lyase subunit PdxS: protein MNANKNTGGARAVAGSFKVKAGLAQMLKGGVIMDVVTPDQAVIAEKAGAVAVMALERVPADIRAQGGVARMSDPGLIKEIMAAVTIPVMAKARIGHFVEAQILQALGVDYVDESEVLTPADSRNHIWKHDFTIPFVCGARNLGEALRRIAEGAAMIRTKGEAGTGDVVQAVFHARTVLGEIRRLQNMPLEELTSYAKELGAPLELVVQTRKAGRLPVVNFAAGGIATPADAALLMQIGVDGVFVGSGIFKSGDPAGRAKAIVEATTHYQNPEILARVSANLGEPMVGINVDSLDEKQRLEGRGW, encoded by the coding sequence ATGAACGCGAATAAAAACACCGGCGGGGCCCGAGCCGTAGCCGGAAGCTTTAAAGTCAAAGCGGGTTTGGCCCAGATGCTCAAAGGCGGGGTGATCATGGACGTCGTCACCCCCGACCAGGCGGTGATCGCCGAAAAAGCGGGAGCGGTGGCGGTAATGGCCCTGGAACGGGTCCCCGCCGATATCAGGGCACAAGGCGGCGTCGCCCGGATGTCCGACCCCGGTTTGATCAAAGAGATCATGGCCGCGGTGACCATTCCGGTTATGGCCAAGGCCAGAATCGGGCACTTCGTCGAAGCCCAGATCCTCCAGGCGCTCGGGGTCGATTACGTCGACGAGAGCGAGGTCCTCACCCCCGCGGACTCCCGGAACCACATCTGGAAACACGATTTCACCATTCCCTTCGTCTGCGGCGCCCGGAACCTGGGGGAAGCGCTGCGCCGGATCGCGGAAGGGGCGGCCATGATCAGAACCAAGGGCGAAGCGGGCACCGGCGACGTCGTCCAGGCCGTTTTTCATGCCCGGACGGTCCTCGGCGAGATCCGCCGGCTGCAGAACATGCCGCTGGAAGAGCTGACCTCTTACGCCAAGGAACTGGGAGCCCCCCTGGAACTGGTCGTGCAGACCCGGAAGGCGGGGCGGTTGCCCGTGGTCAATTTCGCCGCCGGCGGCATCGCCACCCCCGCCGACGCCGCCCTGCTCATGCAGATCGGTGTCGACGGCGTCTTCGTCGGCTCCGGGATCTTCAAGAGCGGAGACCCCGCCGGGCGGGCCAAAGCTATCGTCGAGGCCACCACCCACTATCAGAACCCCGAAATCCTGGCCCGAGTCAGCGCCAACCTGGGTGAGCCCATGGTGGGAATCAACGTTGACTCCCTGGACGAAAAGCAGCGGCTGGAAGGGCGCGGTTGGTAG